From the Mycoplasmatota bacterium genome, one window contains:
- the pepT gene encoding peptidase T: MMKVEERFLNYVKFDTTANEDSMDCPSSKGQIELAKYIVDELKNLGIKEVALDEFGYIYATIPSNIDKEVPTVGFIAHMDTSPAISGKDIKPRIVKYDNEDIVLNKELNITLSNKEFPNLKQYVGKELIVTDGTTLLGSDDKAGASEIITAVEYLLTHDIKHGTIKIGFTPDEEIGRGADKFDVKLFNADFAYTVDGGVIGELQYENFNAASAKINIQGKSVHPGDAKNKMINASLIAAQIASMFPKDEVPEKTEGYEGFYHLSQIQGNEEKATLEYIIRDFDKDSFENRKTFVKEVVSRINEKYAEPIVKLTLKDQYYNMKEKFENAMYIIDTAKEAMMDVGVEPKIIPIRGGTDGARLSYMGLLTPNIFTGGHNFHGKYEYVPIDSMEKAVEVILKIIEKVIK; the protein is encoded by the coding sequence GAAAGATTTTTAAATTATGTTAAGTTTGATACGACTGCAAATGAAGATTCTATGGATTGCCCAAGTTCAAAAGGGCAAATTGAATTAGCAAAATATATTGTAGATGAATTAAAGAACTTAGGAATAAAAGAAGTTGCATTAGATGAATTTGGTTATATTTATGCAACGATTCCAAGCAATATAGATAAGGAAGTTCCAACAGTAGGTTTTATAGCTCATATGGATACAAGCCCAGCTATATCTGGAAAAGACATAAAACCGAGAATTGTTAAATATGATAATGAAGATATTGTATTGAATAAGGAATTAAATATTACTCTATCAAATAAGGAGTTTCCTAATTTAAAGCAATATGTTGGCAAAGAATTGATTGTTACAGATGGTACGACTTTATTAGGTAGTGATGATAAAGCTGGTGCTTCTGAGATTATTACTGCGGTTGAATATTTATTAACTCATGATATTAAGCATGGAACAATAAAGATTGGATTTACACCAGATGAAGAAATTGGTCGAGGAGCAGATAAATTCGATGTTAAATTATTCAATGCTGATTTTGCTTATACGGTTGATGGTGGTGTGATTGGTGAATTACAGTACGAAAACTTTAATGCAGCAAGTGCAAAGATCAATATTCAAGGGAAAAGTGTTCATCCAGGTGATGCTAAAAATAAAATGATTAATGCTTCACTAATCGCAGCTCAAATCGCTTCAATGTTTCCAAAAGATGAAGTGCCTGAGAAAACGGAAGGTTATGAGGGATTTTATCATTTATCACAAATACAAGGGAATGAAGAAAAAGCAACGCTAGAATATATTATCCGTGATTTTGACAAGGATAGTTTTGAAAACCGTAAAACTTTTGTAAAAGAAGTTGTTAGTAGGATAAATGAAAAGTATGCTGAACCAATCGTCAAACTAACGTTAAAAGATCAATATTATAATATGAAAGAGAAATTTGAAAACGCAATGTACATTATTGACACAGCAAAAGAAGCAATGATGGATGTTGGTGTAGAGCCTAAAATAATTCCGATTCGTGGCGGAACTGACGGTGCTAGACTTTCATATATGGGATTGTTAACACCAAATATTTTTACTGGTGGACATAATTTTCATGGTAAATATGAATATGTTCCAATTGATTCAATGGAAAAAGCAGTTGAAGTCATATTAAAAATAATAGAAAAAGTTATAAAATAA